A window of Malania oleifera isolate guangnan ecotype guangnan chromosome 5, ASM2987363v1, whole genome shotgun sequence contains these coding sequences:
- the LOC131155274 gene encoding major allergen Pru ar 1-like, whose protein sequence is MGVSSYSQENTSPVPPARFYKALIRDAHNLVPKLLPHATKSIDVFQGQGGVGTIIQINLPDGKHVKHRFDVIDDENFSCKYTLIEGDALKGGIESIVYDTKFEASPDGGSVCKRTVEVHAACDAEVKEEELKAGKERAEQLYKAVEAYLLENPTAYA, encoded by the exons ATGGGCGTGAGCAGCTACAGTCAGGAGAACACTTCCCCGGTGCCGCCGGCGAGGTTCTACAAAGCCTTGATCCGCGACGCCCACAACCTCGTCCCTAAGCTTCTCCCCCACGCCACCAAGAGCATCGACGTTTTCCAAGGCCAAGGCGGCGTTGGCACCATCATCCAAATCAACCTCCCCGACG GCAAGCACGTGAAGCACAGGTTTGATGTGATCGACGACGAGAACTTCTCGTGCAAGTACACTCTGATCGAAGGGGATGCGTTGAAGGGCGGCATTGAATCCATTGTTTACGACACCAAGTTCGAGGCCTCGCCGGACGGCGGGAGCGTCTGCAAGAGGACGGTTGAGGTGCACGCCGCCTGTGATGCAGAGGTCAAGGAAGAGGAACTCAAGGCTGGGAAAGAAAGGGCAGAGCAGTTGTACAAGGCTGTCGAAGCTTACCTCTTGGAAAACCCCACTGCGTACGCTTAA